One window of Equus caballus isolate H_3958 breed thoroughbred chromosome 3, TB-T2T, whole genome shotgun sequence genomic DNA carries:
- the HNRNPDL gene encoding heterogeneous nuclear ribonucleoprotein D-like: MEVPPRLSHVPPPLFPSAPATLASRSLSHWRPRAPRQLAPLLPSLAPSAARQGARRAQRHVTAQQPSRLAGGAAIKGGRRRRPDLFRRHFKSGSIQRSAAAAAATRTARQHTPTDSSAAMEDMNEYSNIEEFAEGSKINASKNQQDDGKMFIGGLSWDTSKKDLTEYLSRFGEVVDCTIKTDPVTGRSRGFGFVLFKDAASVDKVLELKEHKLDGKLIDPKRAKALKGKEPPKKVFVGGLSPDTSEEQIKEYFGAFGEIENIELPMDTKTNERRGFCFITYTDEEPVKKLLESRYHQIGSGKCEIKVAQPKEVYRQQQQQQKGGRGAAAGGRGGTRGRGRGQGQNWNQGFNNYYDQGYGNYNSAYGGDQNYSGYGGYDYTGYNYGNYGYGQGYADYSGQQSTYGKASRGGGNHQNNYQPY, from the exons ATGGAGGTCCCGCCCCGGCTTTCCCATGTGCCGCCGCCATTGTTCCCCTCCGCGCCCGCTACTTTAGCCTCCCGCAGCCTCTCCCATTGGCGGCCGCGGGCGCCGCGGCAGCTCGCCCCGCTCCTCCCTTCGCTCGCTCCCAGCGCTGCCCGGCAGGGGGCGCGCCGAGCCCAGCGCCACGTCACCGCCCAGCAGCCCTCCCGATTGGCGGGCGGGGCGGCTATAAAGGGAGGGCGCAGGCGGCGCCCGGATCTCTTCCGCCGCCATTTTAAATCCGGCTCCATACAACgctccgccgccgctgccgccgcgaCTCGGACTGCGCGCCAGCACACCCCGACCGACAGCTCCGCCGCCATGGAGGACATGAACGAGTACAGCAACATAGAGGAGTTCGCAGAGGGGTCCAAGATCAACGCGAGCAAGAATCAGCAGGATGACGG TAAAATGTTTATTGGAGGCTTGAGCTGGGATACAAGCAAGAAAGATCTGACTGAGTATTTGTCTCGATTTGGGGAAGTTGTAGACTGCACAATTAAAACAGATCCAGTCACGGGAAGATCAAGAGGATTTGGATTTGTGCTTTTCAAAGATGCTGCTAGTGTTGATAAG GTTTTGGAACTGAAAGAACACAAACTGGATGGCAAATTGATAGACCCCAAAAGGGCCAAAGCTTTAAAAGGGAAGGAGCCCCCTAAAAAGGTTTTTGTGGGTGGATTGAGCCCAGATACTTCTGAAGAacaaattaaagaatattttggaGCCTTTGGAGAG ATTGAAAATATTGAACTTCCCATGgatacaaaaacaaatgaaagaagaggaTTTTGTTTTATTACATATACAGACGAAGAGCCAGTAAAGAAATTGTTAGAAAGCAGATATCATCAAATTGGTTCTGGGAAG TGTGAAATCAAAGTTGCACAGCCCAAAGAAGTATATAggcagcaacagcaacaacaaaaaggagGACGAGGTGCTGCAGCTGGTGGACGAGGTGGTACTAGGGGTCGTGGCCGAG GTCAGGGCCAAAACTGGAACCAAGGATTTAATAACTATTATGATCAAGGATATGGAAATTACAATAGTGCCTATGGTGGTGATCAAAACTATAGTGGCTATGGCGGCTATGATTATACTGGGTATAACTATGGGAACTATGGATATGGACAGGGATATGCAGACTACAGTG GCCAACAGAGCACTTACGGCAAGGCATCTCGAGGGGGTGGCAATCACCAAAACAATTACCAGCCATACTAA